A stretch of the Pelmatolapia mariae isolate MD_Pm_ZW linkage group LG23, Pm_UMD_F_2, whole genome shotgun sequence genome encodes the following:
- the crlf1b gene encoding cytokine receptor-like factor 1b codes for MIPVVLVILLVPRVLFSSTHVAVISPQDPFLLIGSSLTATCTLSPELDVHASTLYWTLNGARVSSSAYSVVSPSTLSVTLHGLSGSQQRSGDNLVCHGADGHVLAGSCLYVGMPPEKPVNLTCCSRNTKDLSCRWSLGGQGETHVPTKYTLKYKLRWHGKEKECENYSTGNERYSCYIPRNIALFTPYEIWVEATNQLGSATSDITTLDILDVVTTDPPANVQVSRVGELEDQLTVRWASPPELKDILFQAKYQIRYRLEDSADWKLVDDVGNLTSCRLAGLQPGTVYFVQVRCNPVGIFGSRKAGIWSDWSHPTAASTPSSEQLQSGSCDPKSGEQNSTLRRELKQFFGWVRKHAYGCGGMSMKLYDQWRVWLQKSQKTRKQILQEDNS; via the exons ATGATTCCCGTCGTGTTGGTGATCCTCCTGGTTCCACGCGTGTTGTTCTCCTCGACAC ATGTGGCGGTGATCTCCCCCCAGGACCCCTTTCTGCTGATTGGCTCCAGTCTAACCGCCACGTGCACGCTGAGCCCCGAGCTCGACGTGCACGCCAGCACTTTATACTGGACGCTGAACGGAGCGCGCGTGTCCAGCAGCGCCTACAGTGTGGTGTCCCCCAGCACCCTCAGCGTCACCCTTCACGGCCTCAGTGGATCCCAGCAGCGGTCCGGAGACAACCTGGTGTGCCACGGAGCGGACGGACACGTCCTGGCTGGATCCTGCCTTTACGTGGGCA TGCCTCCCGAGAAGCCCGTCAATCTAACTTGTTGTTCCCGAAACACGAAGGACTTGAGCTGCCGCTGGAGCCTGGGTGGGCAGGGCGAGACCCACGTCCCGACCAAATACACCCTCAAGTACAAACTGAG ATGGCACGGCAAAGAGAAGGAGTGTGAAAATTACAGCACGGGAAACGAGCGTTACTCCTGCTACATCCCCCGCAACATCGCCCTCTTCACTCCGTACGAAATCTGGGTGGAAGCAACCAATCAGCTGGGCTCTGCTACCTCTGACATCACCACCCTGGACATCCTCGATGTAG TGACCACAGACCCTCCCGCCAACGTGCAGGTCAGTCGCGTCGGCGAGCTCGAGGACCAGCTGACGGTCCGCTGGGCCAGCCCTCCCGAGCTCAAGGACATCCTGTTTCAGGCCAAATATCAGATACGCTACCGACTGGAGGACAGCGCTGACTGGAAG TTGGTGGACGATGTCGGCAATCTGACATCGTGCCGCCTCGCAGGCCTCCAGCCTGGGACCGTCTATTTTGTCCAGGTGAGGTGCAACCCAGTGGGCATCTTTGGCTCGAGGAAGGCCGGCATTTGGAGCGACTGGAGCCATCCGACCGCCGCCTCCACGCCCAGCAGTG AGCAGCTGCAGAGCGGCTCGTGTGACCCTAAGAGCGGCGAGCAGAACTCCACGCTGCGGCGGGAACTCAAGCAGTTCTTCGGTTGGGTCCGCAAGCACGCCTATGGCTGCGGCGGCATGTCGATGAAACTGTACGATCAGTGGAGGGTGTGGCTGCAGAAATCGCAGAAAACGCGCAAGCAG ATTCTGCAAGAAGATAATTCATAG
- the rex1bd gene encoding required for excision 1-B domain-containing protein: MVPSDFKALIQRFYHLQSERVETYRLFEEGHEAYLRTGPHYDFDHYRQLVHEITQAFCGISKEVLEIKGRLHDEFDRPDLSEHIEKLQNKEKEKLELTAKLQLAKQQAQDQPEDQSCQEQIQEIRHKIIQNKEALSEIMQDFKYDSEECD; the protein is encoded by the exons ATG GTGCCTTCAGACTTTAAAGCCCTGATCCAGAGATTTTATCATCTTCAGTCCGAGCGGGTCGAAACCTACCGGCTCTTTGAAGA GGGACACGAGGCCTACTTGAGGACAGGGCCCCATTATGACTTTGACCACTACAGGCAGCTGGTCCATGAGATAACGCAGGCGTTCTGCGGCATCTCTAAGGAAGTGCTGGAGATCAAGGGCAGGCTGCACGACGAGTTTGACAGACCAGACCTCTCCGAGCACATTGAGAAATTGCAGAACAAAGAGAAGGAGAAACTTGAACTG ACGGCTAAGCTGCAGCTGGCCAAGCAGCAGGCCCAGGATCAGCCAGAGGACCAGAGCTGTCAAGAACAGATTCAGGAGATCAGGCATAA GATCATCCAGAACAAAGAGGCTCTGAGTGAGATCATGCAGGACTTCAAGTATGACTCAGAGGAGTGCGACTGA